tatcttttatttgaGCCAAGTTAAAATGGATCAGGTTAAATGCTAAAAATTTAGGTTCTTTGGCACAGAGTCAAGAAGTAAGAACCCTGTCTACAAGCTATGATTTAAAGGTAAATATTTGAGTAATCTAGCATATATAGGGGCTTAATAACTGAAAATTTAAACTTTTCATATGTGGATTTGTTTTAAATCTACCTCCTACATTCAACAAGAGTTGGAATCAGATACCCTACTGTATAGCCCTTGCTGCTTCTGAGTCTTGATGAATTATATGTTcataatatttactgaacatttattaTGAACCAAGGCAGTGACGATATAGCAGTGAACTTGGCATATTCAAAGTTCATGCCCTTGTGAAGCTTATATTCTAAGTGGGGAGACAAAAGATACCTAAGAACTTTAGGAGTTGTGGTAAGCggtattgaaaaaattaatatagtGGCATAGAGAGGAAGTGGATAAAGGAGAATTTAACTTCGAGAAGATTATCAAGGAAGACatctgaagaggtgacatttagAAGAGGCCAAAGAATGAGAATGAGCCAGCTGTCAAAAGGTGAGGCAGAACCTTCCAGGCCGCTTCTCTTTCTTTGAGGATAGCAcatacaaaggccctgaggtaggtaAAAGTCCTTCATGGTTGTGGCATGGATAATGGGAGCTGGAGGTGGTAGTGTGAGATGAGACCAGAGAGGAAGGCAGGTGTCACTATTGAGGGCTTTGTAGGCCAAGATGAGGAATTTGGACTAATCAAAGCATATAATTTGGACTAAATTGGACTAATCAGAGCATATAAATGAGCCTTTGAAGACTCTAAGGCAGGGGAGCCATGTGATaatataagattttttaaagattacttGGCTGCTTGCATTAGAAGGAACCAAGAAGCAGGAAGTCCAGATAAGGCGATGTCACAATTTCTGATTCATccattcagcagatatttaatGTGTCAATCTGTGTCAGACACTGCTCTTGGTACTAGGTATATCCCTTCTGACCTGTGGAGCATATACTCCAGAGTGACAACTGGTAGCATTCTACTCAGAGGACTTACTTTGAGCTGTGAAGTCTGTTGCCATCTTTCACTCTTACTTATGTCATTTTGGTCACCTGCATGTGTTTTGTTCTAATGGAAACAAGCTGTCACCATATTCTTTAAGCTTAGGGATACTAAACCTATTTTTAGGGAGCAAGGGAAGTCATGCATCCTTTAAAAAACCAAGTGAATGCTGTAGGCCACCTCCTTAAAAAAATGCACATATAcaccaaaatttttttctttttttttttctttctttttttttttttttttttgagatggagtctcgctctgtcgcccgggctggagtgcagtggcgctatctcggctcactgcaacctccacctcctgggtacaagcagttctcctgcctcagcctcctgagtagctgggattacagacacgtaccaccatgcccagctaattttttgtacttttagtagagacagggtttcaccatgttggccaggctggtctcgaactcctgacctcaaatgatccacccgcctcggcctcccaaagtgctgggattacaggcgtgagccaccacgcccagtcaatATACACCAAATTTTATATGCAGTTTAAGACCCACTGCACTCTAATCATCCCCAGCATAGCAACCCCTTTATCAGTTACCTCTGCATAGATTCAATGGCAAGTGCAGATGCTGCTTGAATTACAATGGGGGACTACATCCTGATAAAATCCTTTGTAAGTTGAAAACAAgtcgaaaatgcatttaatacacctaacctccCGAACATCATAGCTTATCCTAgtctaccttaaacatgctccgAAAACTTACATTaacctacagttgggcaaaatcatctaacacaaagcctattttataataaagtgttgaatatctcatataATTTACTGAATACTGAACTGAAAGTGAAACACAGTATGGGTGTATGGGTAtcaacataaagagaaaaatcgTAAGTCGGGTCGTCTGTATAGGGTTGTGTACATAGTAAGATTTCAATTTCTGGCATCTTTATCAGCAGtcagttaattttgtatctttgaaGTATACGGAAATTGTGGAAATCTGcccctctttttgttttgttttaggatgATGTTACCGTGTTTGGTATGTAAGGGTCTCTGAACTTACGAATGTTGTAAGAGTTAGGAATAAACTTTATTACTGACCACATTAAgcaaatataatacaatatttctTAGAGTTGTAATAATTGTTGACTTTGTTCTTTGAATGTTTGTAAGGCTTGGAAAGCAGGTTATAAACTGATTTCTCAATGTTGTTGTAGGTCTCGGAGGAACATGTGTGAATGTGGGTTGCATACCTAAAAAACTGATGCATCAAGCAGCTTTGTTAGGACAAGCCCTGCAAGACTCTCGAAATTATGGATGGAAAGTCGAGGAGACAGGTATGAGAGGGAAAAGCTCCTCTTCTGTTTGTGCTTTTGGGGGTTTGAGCTGCAATCTTTGTAATGCGTCGTCCATTTTCATGAAGATAGCAAATAGCctagttgtttttattgtttacatttttgatGGATATAATCACTGGAGTTATCCTTTGTCAAGTATTTACATAGTTGTTATGGTAACAACAGATACTGCATTTGGACTATGGTATTTCTGTAATATAAAATTAGAGTTCTTTTGAATATATTGTCATGTAGTATTTGTGAGAAATCATACAATGTTTATAATTTGTAAGGAAGTACTAATTGCATTTGCTTTCTTTCATGTTGCATTTTTCTCCCTCCAAAGAAGTCTGTTTCATGAGCTGATgtttgtggggggtgggggttgttTGTTCAGGAGGGGGTGGTTAGGCTTTGTTGGATTAAAACTATTTAGAGTACCCTAGAAACCCTAGACGAGTTTAAGAGATTggaattgttaattttatttttatttatttatttatttgagacggagtctcactctgtcgcccaggctggagtgcagtggcacgatctcagctcactgcaagctccgcctcctggattcacaccattctcctgcctcagcctcccgagtagctgggattacaggcgcctaccaccacgcctggctaattttttgcatttttagtagagatggggttttaccatgttagccaggatggtctcgatctcctgacctcatgatccacctgcctcagcctcccaaagtgctgggattacaggtgtgagccaccgtgcctggcggaATTGTTAATTTTAGAAAGTAGATTGCATTATTTAgtagaagaataaaatgagatcTGGCATAGCTTCCTGGCTAATTTATGACATATGTCACTCTGTTgtgaagagtgaaactccaacccCTATGTGATTTGAGGTTTGAGACCTATGCATTATGGAGCATTTGAGGGAAAATATTCTAGCCAGTAGCCAGGATAAACATTTTGTGGCTTTTTTGGGGttttaattgtttattaaatGTAAAGATAAGGCATAAATGTATACTTGGAAAAATTTTGCTCTCACTCAAACTAGTTATGCTTCTCTTGTTGATGCTTTTACTTCCTACTTAAAATAATAGTACCTTTTCCAAGTCTGGAATCTTAGAAAATCActaacttttaaagttttataatgtTGGGGTCACATTGTTTGCTCAGACCCTTAAGAGAGAGAGGGATATAAGAGGAAATTTTGTAAAACATTGATAATTACTGCAGCTTAGATGATTAGCACATGTGGGTGAGCTATAtactattctattccactcctagCAGAGAAACAGCAAGTCCTGAGCCTTTTGTAGTGGTGGTAGACAGAGGCCAGGCAGGGAGGTTAGTCCAAGCTTCCTGCAGCCTTCCCTACCCACAAGCTACCTGGTCCTCTAGAACCATAACCGCAGTGGCATctgcagttactttttttttttttttttttcagttgaaccAATTTCTTAAGGTTTGCTCTAATTCTAACATTATGATCATATGAATTCAATATCCATGATCTATCTGTTCTCTTGGAGGCTATAAATCAATTTTTTGTGCTGTCATTCCCACTTCCAGAGGCTGGCCAGTAAGTGTTATAAGCCTATTTTCAAAACTTACTGTATAGCCAGCcaggatcatgcctgtaatcccaacagtttaggaggccaaggggaAAGGATCAGTtagagaccagaagtttgagactaccttggacaacaaagcaagagcctgtctctacaaagaataattAGTCAGGCCTGGAAGCCctctcctatagtcccagcttctcaggaggctgaagcagggggataatttgagcccaggagttcaaggctgcagtgagctgtgattgattgcaccactgcactccagcctgggcaacagagtgagaccctgtctctaaggaaGAGATTattgaggctgggtgcaatgactcatgcctgtaatcccagcactttgggaggctgaagtcggcagagcacttgaggtcgggagtttgagaccagcctggccaacatggcaaaactgcgtctctactaaaaatataaacaattagctgggcatgatggcccacacttgtagtcccagctactcttgaggctgaggcacgagaatagcttgaaccctgggTTGAGGGgtacggaggttgcagtgagcccagattgagccactgcattccagtctgggcagtCTGGGCAACCAAAGGGTTGATTTTTATCCTTTGAAATTTAATATTACTTTAGTGTCCTGACTTAAAGGATTAATTTAATTATGAcagaatcaaaaagaataaaaaagttttcTCTTTGATAAGATATGGGAGTTTGGAGGAAATGTGATAAGACTCTTAAAATCCTGTCTAAATGAATAGTCAGTGAATTTTTTCCGTAAaaggccagatggtaaatattttaggattctTGGGGCATAGGGTCTCTAGTAGCTACTTAACTCTGCTTATGTAGTGTGAAAGTAGCACTAGAAAATATCGAAATAAATAAGCATGGCTGTATtttaataaagctttatttacaaaaagctGATGGGCTGGATTGGCCCATGGTGCAGTTTGCCAGCCCCTGGCATAAACACTGTTACTAGTGTAGTAACTCCATACTCGGCTACATCAGAATCTCTTGGATTTTCTTACAAACACAGAATCCTAAGCCTTAATATATCCCAGAAGTCAGTAAAATTCAAGTTCGTTTctagataaagaaggaaaaagtttgtgtattgttattttagtttaaaattgtCAGGGGATCTGTCTTGTATTATTTAATTGTATTAGTCTTATAAGAGAATATTTGAAGATGAAAAAGTGGCATATGTGCTCAAAATGGAGGATTTGCCCTTTCAGATTGCCTTTTAGAGCTCTGCTCCCTGTATTTCACTTGAGTGGTTATTGAGAAATGATCTTTGCCAGCAGTTGAAAAGCCAAACAagattttgtcttattttcttataCAGTTAAGCATGATTGGGACAGAATGATAGAAGCTGTACAGAATCACATTGGCTCTTTGAATTGGGGCTACCGAGTAGCTCTGCGGGAGAAAAAAGTCGTCTATGAGAATGCTTACGGGCAATTTATTGGTCCTCACAGGATTAAGGTAATTGTGTGACATCCtgactagctttttttttttttcttttttctctttttaaaagctttggttagaaaatgttaaagtattataataaaagtaatagcCACTGTGACCCAGACTATCCAGTTTGGTGATTTTGCTATCATATCATCCTATGGGGCCTTGTGTGGAGGTATGGTAAAGTGTAAGTATGCTGGACCAGACCGCCTGGTTTTGAGGCTTGGCTCCAGCACTTACTAACATTGTGACTTTGAGTAAGTCTGTTAACTACTCAGTcttaatttatcctttttttttttttttaattatcctttTTACTATATTATTGTCCTCattatgaggatgaaatgagacaaTGTAGTGAATGGCCTTTGTTAACTATGAAGTTTACAATTCTGAGGAATGATTACTTAATAAGGTTTTCATATTGGTTCCTTTGTAGGCAACAAAtaataaaggcaaagaaaaaatttattcagCAGAGAGATTTCTCATTGCCACTGGTGAAAGACCACGTTACTTGGGCATCCCTGGTGACAAAGAATACTGCATCAGcaggtaaagaaaaaaagcagggtggaaaagaaaaacccattgtgGATATTGCTTTCGCATTTTTCTTCAAACCCACTGCGTCAATTTCTTGGGCTTCAGACAGATTTCTTTGCCACATTGTGCCCTCTCTGGGGGCAGCGGtttgggagaaagagaaaaaggaaaaatgattttaaaggagaacattttaaatattgaaaacttCAAACATTGGTCATCTTGCTGCACAGAGTATCATTAACATACTAGTGTAGATTTACATTTGTATTCGAAATTTATTTATGCATGTATGAGTATGAAAGTATGTAATAAAACCAAATGGATATTCACAAACATTTTGTAAAATAggtatgatacatatatacatttagattttgtaaaatgaggatcatgTATTACCCTTTAACACTTGCAGAGTGGCTGCTAAAAGAATTAGAGGCTGTCAGGCCATTTAGATTTATCAGAATCTAGACCCTACTCAATGCTGTTTGAATGGTTGCAGTGTCAGTGTAGAAGGACCTACTGAAACAAGTCAAGCAAGGAGATGTTTTGCTGTGTGGTTTATTTTTGCCCGTCAAATGGTAACACTGCTGACATTGTTCAGGAGCTTTCAATTATGAAGTCATTAAGACAGAGTGTTGGTAAATGTGTCTTCTTGGATGCTTTTTGCTCAGGAGTTTCTGATTGTGTTATAAATTGCTCTACTCCTTCAGGCTCTTTTTGGTATATGCTTTTATCCTTTCTCACatggtgggagagggagaggcaggtcTCTGGGGCCTTTTTTATGAGGACAGTAGCCCCATTCATGAGTGCtctgccctcatggcctaatcacctcccaaaagcccaACCCCTAATATCATTGCCTTGGGGTTTAGGATGTTAATGTGTGCATTTTGGGGATacataaacattcagacaataGCAGGCTCccttccattattttttaaaaactcattctctAACATGCTTTTATGATCTCTGTGTCCCTAGCTCAACTAGAAGACTTTTGTCAGGTTCTACTCCTTATAGTTGGCTTTTATATTATAAGatattgaaagtttttttttttttttctgcatcctaGTCCACATTCTTGATAATAATTGGTGTTTCAGCTGAGGACAAGCAACACAGGTTTTTCCACCTCAGAGCTGAGTGGTGGCATGAGGATGGAGGTTAGGGTTTGCAAATCTATAATTTGTTCCAAACAGTTCAAAATCATTTAGTGTGAAGATGAATTGGACTAACTGACTAATATCAGAAGTTACACAGTTTGCTGTGTTTAGCTATGGGTAGCTTGAGCTACTCCCAAAGCAACTGAGTGGCAAGAAAGGGTATCTAAGAATTATAAAAACTTCTCATGTATTATGTGTGTAGCTAGTAGAATGTTTATCATCTTGAAAGTATGTTCTTGTCAAAGTAAAAATGTGTACTTGGATTTAGTAATTATTTATataggaactttttttttcttctttcttcctttttttttttttcccagtgatGATCTTTTCTCCTTGCCTTACTGCCCGGGTAAGACCCTGGTTGTTGGAGCATCCTATGTCGCTTTGGAGTGCGCTGGATTTCTTGCTGGTATTGGTTTAGACGTCACTGTTATGGTTAGGTCCATTCTTCTTAGAGGATTTGACCAGGACATGGCCAACAAAATTGGTGAACACATGGAAGAACATGGCATCAAGTTTATAAGACAGTTCGTACCAATTAAAGTAAGTGGGTTTGCCTGTAGGTTTGTTGATTCTACATTCACGGTAAAAGGCAAAAAGAGAGTTGAGTTGGTGGTAGAAGCATCCTTTCAGCATTATAAACCATCAGGAATGCTGATTCCCCTACTGTTGTATACTGGTATATAAACTTGTACCTCCCTACCATCTAAACACCTATATAGCTTTGTTCTTATTTGTAGATTAATAATCTCTTCCTTTGTCAACTTTCTAaattttggttttcttctcttctgtttaATGCTTTCCTTTATGCATTCCTTTGTCATCTTTGGTCTGTTAATACTTTGTTTCTTCATATGTACCAGAGATTTAAATAAGAGTTCAACACTAGGCCCCACCTGCACTCCCTGGCTCCCCACAGGACATTTCCCCTTGGTATATGATAACATAAACACTACATAAACACTACATACTTCTGGCATCCCTGAAAgtgattatctcatttatttatgtgtGCTAACCTTTTTCGCTCTTTTAATCTTTTGAAAGGAGCTAATACTATGCCAAGTCACATCTGGGATTTGTTACCACTATcacaaatgttttcatatatgaGTGACAAAATTGAACACTTAGTGTGTGTCTCAGACTAATAGATAATTTTCTCTAGTGCAGGGAAAATGGTGGGACTATTTTGTTAAAGTTAAGGAttatagttgtcttttttttttcatctctcagTGGGTTGACTTGTGTATGTGACTATGGATCTCCTAATGCTGATAGATAAGAATATGAACTTTGGGATCAGAACGACCTGAATTCAGATAATATTCTGCCAGTTTCTTGCTCTATGACTTTGGAAGAGTTACCTCTCTGAACccgtttcttctgtaaaatgaggttgaAAATAGCATCTAACAATTCTTGTGAGGATTGCATTAGCGAACACTTATAAAGTAATTAGAAAAGTACCTGGTAGAGAGTAAGTTTAAAGTGAATCATCTCATAatattgttatgaagattaaggCACAAATTTCCTGGAAGCTGTCAGTgcttgattactgtagctgttttttatttttaccttttttttttttttttttttgagacggagtttcgctctgttacccaggctggagtgcagtagcccaatcttggctgactgcaacctctgcctcccaagttcaagcgattctggtgcctcagcctcctgagtaactggggccacaggtgcgtgccaccacacccggctaatttttatattttcagtagaaagggctttcaccatgttggccaggctggtcttgaactcctgacctcaagtggtcctcccagtgcagcgtcccaaagtgctgagattacaggcttgagccactgcgcctggcctgtagcTGTTTTTTAGAGTAGAGGTATATATGCTATATTTGCATTAGAGCTATGATTCGTAAACAACAGCTGTATGTATATGCTGTACTGATAGAAAGTAACATCTTcctatatacaattttttaacaTTTGGGGAGTTGTGGACCCTTTTGAAAACCTGGTGGACTATTCCTAGTAAAATAGGGTTACCAGAGTATCTGATTCCCACAGCTGGTATTAAACTCTTGCTGTATTATAAAGTGACCGAATGGAGGGAACCTTCTGTGGAGAGTGGGGAGAGGGTACATTTTGGACAGAGAATGTAGTATGTGTACAAAGGCTCTGTGGGGAGAAATATTGTTCTAGATACCAAAAAGGCCTGATTGAAGTACAAAAGTGAATAAGGGTGGAGGTGGGATGAGGCCCTTATCATTTCCAAACAAATCTTAAGCAATGGACCAATTAAGCTCTTTTCCAAGGATTAGAacattttgattaaaattaaacaagaaaGACTTTTCCAGTATGTTCAGAGAGGCTCATTTAACTGTATAAGAAGGAAAGGGAATTCAGgaaagaaatttttattatttattgatgtCAAATGAAATAACCCTGGATAGTTTCCCAGGTGGGTttcggttttttttgttttttttttgtttttttttgtttttttttgtttttgagatggagtcttgctctgtcacctaggttggagtgcagtggcgtgatcttggctcactgcaagctccgcctcccgggttcacgccattcttctgcctcagcctcccaagtagctgggactacaggcacctgccaccacgcccggctaatttttgtatttttagtagagacggggtttcactatgttggtcaggctggtctcgatctcctgacctcatgatcctcccgcctcagcctcccaaagtgctgggattacaggcgtgagccaccgcacccgaccccaGGTGGGTTTCTAAGTCATTATACCTAGTCTGTAGGTTGTTGTTGACATCTATTTGTAGTGGGTTGGTATATTTATTCTCCTCTGCCATCACTCAAGTATCAGGGCTTGCTCATTTCTTTCTGCATCCTTAACAACTGAAAACACCCCCTGGTTCTGATAAACACCCACATCTCCTTGCCCACTCCGATTTTTAAGACTTTGTAACTGTTACCCATACCACTATGGACCTGCTGTAATGTAATCTATCCTTTGTTGTCAATGAAAGCTGAGCATCTGTGGTCAAAAGAGAATCTCTGAATTTGGGCAACAGTTGCCCTCCATGGGATTAATGATTCTGGGTGAATCACAAGATAGAAACCTGGGAAAAGCAGTAAGTCATTGGTTTGATTTTAGGGATGGTAGTGTGCTTTCTGTAGCTTGCTTTCCCCCCccatttttctctgaattttattGTTTGAGAACTCTTTCAAAGAAAGCCCCTCTAGCAGACAACATTGAGcagtgaaaaagaaggaaataatcatTTATCATCCTAATAATGTTAAGTGAGGGAGATGGGACATAAAAGACTTTTCAAGCacgattttatattttaactttggGTTAACCAGATGGAAGGGGAAGGTAGAGAATCCAACTtgataaatgtctttatttcacagtAAAACTTTATCACTCTTACAGGTTGAACAAATTGAAGCGGGGACACCAGGCCGACTCAGAGTAGTAGCTCAGTCCACCAATAGTGAGGAAATCATTGAAGGAGAATATAATACGGTAAGGAATGGGCCCAGGTTAATACTTTATCAGAAAGCAAATAACATGCTTATTGGGTATCTTATAGGAACTTAAAATGGCTCTTAGTGATTTCCAAATGTACTGGTTCTATGCCAATTCTTAGACATCTCAATAACTTATgatattaaaatttgttttggtgGCCAGGTGTgttagctcacgcctgtaatcccagcactttgggaggccaaggcgggcagatcacaaggtcaagagatcgggaccatcctggccaacatggtgaaaccccgactctactaaaaatacaaaaattagccgggcgtggtggcgtgcgcctgtagtcccagctattcgggacgttgaggcaggagaatcgcttgaactcaggaggcctaggttgcagtgagccgagattgtgccactgcactccagcctgggtgacagagcgagactccatctcaaaaaaaaaaaaaaagttgttttggtAAAGGGATGGCCTCAGATTTTTTCCACTGTAACTTAAAGTATTATTAGTCAAATGGCTATACAAAGgcaacagaatttttaaatgagcCAGAATTTCTGTCCCGTGTTCTTTCCTTTCATCTCCCCACGCaaccacttaaaaaataatttagttacAGACTATGATGTCATTGTCTTTAAACTTGGATAGGTTTATTAAGACATTATGAATTCTCTTTTTCCTAATCAGAAGTGGAAAATAATTTCTACTATATCATATATgttcaaaggattttttttctgaagattttaatttatttaaacccTTGCATTACTTtcttactgaaatatttatttccaagtttgaaaaatgaaatcagaTTAGCTTAATAAGCAGAGAAAAATATGATTAGGTAATAAATGCAAAGCCTTTTTGTTATTAGTcactaatatattaataatttttcaggTGTTGCTGGCAATAGGAAGAGATGCTTGCACAAGAAAAATTGGCTTAGAAACCGTAGGGGTGAAGATAaatgaaaagtaagaaaaaaatctttattatgtcatatttgtggggtttttttttgtttttgtttttttttttttgagatggagtttctctcttgtctcccaggctggagtacaatggcacgatctcggctcactgcaacctccgtcccctgggatcaagcaattctcctgcctcagcctcccatgtagctgggattacaggcatgcaccaccacacccggctaatttttgtatttttagtagagatggggtttcgccatgttggtcaggctggtgtcaaactcctgacctcaggtgatccacctgccttggcctcccaaagtgctgggattacatgtgtgagccactgtgcctggcccattatgTCATATTTAATACTATTTCAGTTATTTACAGCATTGGTCAATTatagaattttagttttttgttggtatgtttgtttttttgagacagagtcttgctctgtcacccaggctggagtgcagtagtgcaatctcatgtcactgccacctctgcttcctgggttcaagtgattcttgtgcctcagcctccctggtagctggattacaggcgcctgccatcacacctataatcatgctggccaggctggtctccatcttttGGCCTCTAGTGAtaacccacatcagcctcccaaagtgttgggattacaggtgtgagccactgtgcctggccgaattttagattttttaaacctAATTTTTACCATAGTTGAGCTCTTCAACTATGAAGAAATGAAACTTTTCTTCCAGTGCCATTCACATTAGtgtttcctgtttgttttcttttatccattttgagggGAGTTATAATTTAGAATCCTCACTCTTAACCACTGTGTTGGAGTTCTTCCATTCTCAGATTTCTTagagttttcttatttctttgattttcagAACCATGGACAGAATTGTCATTATCTGATAAGATTTTTGTTCCTTTgagctgttttgttttatttttaatacgtTAGAACATTGCCCTCAGCTAGAGTCACAATTTTGGGCTTCCCTGGAAAAACGGAAGATTTTGTTCTCCTTAATTAATAATGGTAATTAATGATGATTTTTAACTGAATAAAATTGCAGGACTGGAAAAATACCTGTCACAGATGAAGAACAGACCAATGTGCCTTACATCTATGCCATTGGCGATATATTGGAGGATAAGGTGGAGCTCACCCCAGTTGCAATccaggcaggaagattgctggCTCAGAGGCTCTATGCAGGTTCCACTGTCAAGGTGAGTGTTGTGCTTGTTGCCCATTAGATACTGTTGTCAGTAATACTCCCAGTTCCTTATTTAGGGGGCAGTTGGGAAGTTTCGCAGATCTTGAATAATTTAGTTATTCTGGTGATGGCATCCTAGATGTCCTTTATTAGTTGTATTCCAGACAAGATATTATTAAGGCTGCTGTACATTGTGACTTTATTATGAAGATTGACACtccgccgggcacagtggctcatgcctgtaatcccaatactttgggaggctgaggcaggcagatcaccaggtcaggagttcaagaccagcctggccaacatggcgaaacccc
The sequence above is a segment of the Pan paniscus chromosome 10, NHGRI_mPanPan1-v2.0_pri, whole genome shotgun sequence genome. Coding sequences within it:
- the TXNRD1 gene encoding thioredoxin reductase 1, cytoplasmic isoform X3, with amino-acid sequence MNGPEDLPESYDYDLIIIGGGSGGLAAAKEAAQYGKKVMVLDFVTPTPLGTRWGLGGTCVNVGCIPKKLMHQAALLGQALQDSRNYGWKVEETVKHDWDRMIEAVQNHIGSLNWGYRVALREKKVVYENAYGQFIGPHRIKATNNKGKEKIYSAERFLIATGERPRYLGIPGDKEYCISSDDLFSLPYCPGKTLVVGASYVALECAGFLAGIGLDVTVMVRSILLRGFDQDMANKIGEHMEEHGIKFIRQFVPIKVEQIEAGTPGRLRVVAQSTNSEEIIEGEYNTVLLAIGRDACTRKIGLETVGVKINEKTGKIPVTDEEQTNVPYIYAIGDILEDKVELTPVAIQAGRLLAQRLYAGSTVKCDYENVPTTVFTPLEYGACGLSEEKAVEKFGEENIEVYHSYFWPLEWTIPSRDNNKCYAKIICNTKDNERVVGFHVLGPNAGEVTQGFAAALKCGLTKKQLDSTIGIHPVCAEVFTTLSVTKRSGASILQAGC
- the TXNRD1 gene encoding thioredoxin reductase 1, cytoplasmic isoform X2; protein product: MLSRLVLNSWAQAIIRPWPPKVLGLQVTTFSEAYQEGRLQKLLKMNGPEDLPESYDYDLIIIGGGSGGLAAAKEAAQYGKKVMVLDFVTPTPLGTRWGLGGTCVNVGCIPKKLMHQAALLGQALQDSRNYGWKVEETVKHDWDRMIEAVQNHIGSLNWGYRVALREKKVVYENAYGQFIGPHRIKATNNKGKEKIYSAERFLIATGERPRYLGIPGDKEYCISSDDLFSLPYCPGKTLVVGASYVALECAGFLAGIGLDVTVMVRSILLRGFDQDMANKIGEHMEEHGIKFIRQFVPIKVEQIEAGTPGRLRVVAQSTNSEEIIEGEYNTVLLAIGRDACTRKIGLETVGVKINEKTGKIPVTDEEQTNVPYIYAIGDILEDKVELTPVAIQAGRLLAQRLYAGSTVKCDYENVPTTVFTPLEYGACGLSEEKAVEKFGEENIEVYHSYFWPLEWTIPSRDNNKCYAKIICNTKDNERVVGFHVLGPNAGEVTQGFAAALKCGLTKKQLDSTIGIHPVCAEVFTTLSVTKRSGASILQAGC